In Paraburkholderia phenazinium, the following are encoded in one genomic region:
- a CDS encoding AMP-binding protein, which produces MNQPTQSAPIPSVEAKPAPRAPNTDGIWYASYPPDVPHEIDVRQYESIVQFFDECTAQFRERVAYVSVGANLTYGELARKATAFAAYLQSIGVKPGERVAIMLPNTFQYPVALFGILKAGAVVVNVNPLYTVRELAHQLKDSGAQTIIVFENFAKTVEDALPGTRVQNVIVTGLGDLLADGLNLKGRMLNFVLRHVKKMVPKYHLPKAVRLLDALATGYNRPLTPVRLTHGDLAFLQYTGGTTGVAKGAMLTHQNIIANLLQAKVWSQGQLTGDIETVLTPLPLYHIYSLTVNAMIFMGLGGRNILIANPRDTKRVMMIIRHEKFTGITAVNTLYNAFLENEEFRKRDFSDLKLAMAGGMATQKAVAERFKAVTGQPIIEGYGLTECSPIVSMNPVDLKNMRDFEGSIGLPAPSTQVRFRKDDGSCANIGEPGELCVKGPQVMKGYWNRPDETAKVFDEDGWLATGDIGVMDSRGFMRLIDRKKDMILVSGFNVYPNEIEDVIAMHPDVREVAAIGIPDVAQGERVKVFVVSRNPALTAEQVIEHCRKNLTGYKVPKVVEFRDELPQTNVGKILRRALRDEELAKQKPA; this is translated from the coding sequence ATGAACCAGCCTACCCAATCGGCGCCGATTCCATCCGTCGAAGCCAAACCGGCGCCGCGTGCGCCGAACACCGACGGCATCTGGTACGCCTCGTATCCGCCTGACGTGCCGCACGAAATCGACGTGCGGCAGTACGAGTCGATCGTGCAGTTCTTCGACGAATGCACTGCACAGTTCCGCGAGCGGGTCGCCTATGTGAGCGTCGGCGCCAACCTGACCTATGGCGAGCTGGCGCGCAAGGCCACCGCCTTCGCGGCGTATCTGCAGAGCATCGGTGTCAAACCGGGCGAGCGCGTCGCCATCATGCTGCCGAATACGTTCCAGTATCCGGTTGCATTGTTCGGCATCCTGAAAGCCGGCGCGGTGGTGGTCAACGTGAACCCGCTCTACACGGTGCGCGAACTCGCGCACCAGTTGAAGGACAGCGGTGCGCAGACCATCATCGTGTTCGAGAACTTCGCGAAGACCGTCGAAGATGCGTTGCCGGGCACGCGCGTGCAGAACGTGATCGTCACCGGTCTCGGCGACCTGCTCGCCGACGGGCTGAACCTGAAAGGACGGATGCTCAATTTCGTGCTGCGGCACGTGAAAAAGATGGTGCCGAAGTATCATTTGCCGAAGGCCGTGCGTCTGCTCGATGCGCTCGCCACCGGGTACAACCGGCCGCTGACGCCAGTGCGCCTGACGCATGGCGACCTCGCGTTCCTGCAATACACGGGCGGCACCACCGGCGTCGCCAAGGGTGCGATGCTCACGCACCAGAACATCATCGCCAACCTGCTGCAGGCCAAGGTGTGGTCGCAGGGGCAACTGACCGGCGACATCGAAACCGTGCTCACGCCGTTGCCGCTTTATCACATCTATTCGCTCACTGTGAATGCGATGATCTTCATGGGACTGGGTGGGCGCAACATCCTGATCGCCAATCCGCGCGACACAAAGCGCGTGATGATGATCATCCGTCACGAGAAATTCACCGGCATCACGGCGGTCAACACGCTCTACAACGCGTTCCTCGAAAACGAAGAGTTCAGGAAGCGCGACTTCTCGGACCTGAAACTCGCGATGGCCGGCGGCATGGCCACGCAGAAGGCCGTCGCCGAACGCTTCAAGGCCGTCACCGGACAGCCGATTATCGAAGGGTATGGGCTCACGGAGTGCTCGCCGATCGTGTCGATGAATCCGGTCGACCTGAAAAACATGCGCGATTTCGAAGGCTCGATCGGCCTGCCCGCGCCTTCCACCCAGGTGCGCTTCAGGAAGGACGACGGTAGCTGCGCCAATATCGGCGAGCCGGGCGAATTGTGCGTCAAGGGTCCGCAGGTGATGAAGGGCTACTGGAACCGTCCCGACGAAACCGCCAAGGTCTTCGACGAGGACGGCTGGCTCGCCACCGGCGACATCGGCGTAATGGATTCGCGCGGCTTCATGCGGCTTATCGACCGCAAGAAGGACATGATTCTGGTGTCGGGCTTCAACGTCTACCCGAACGAGATCGAAGACGTGATCGCCATGCACCCCGACGTGCGCGAGGTGGCGGCCATCGGCATTCCCGATGTCGCGCAGGGCGAACGCGTCAAGGTGTTCGTCGTCTCGCGCAATCCGGCGCTCACCGCCGAGCAGGTCATCGAACACTGCCGCAAGAATCTGACCGGCTACAAGGTGCCGAAGGTGGTCGAGTTCCGCGACGAGCTGCCGCAAACCAACGTCGGAAAAATTCTGCGGCGTGCGCTGCGCGACGAGGAACTCGCCAAACAAAAGCCTGCCTGA
- the hfq gene encoding RNA chaperone Hfq has translation MASAESHPQNDFMNAARKERKRVEIYLVNGIRLTGCIESFDQYLVMLRTPVGLQGIYKRAISTVQLDTGTRPAPRAGRPSHGEHTTRGPHGSREPREHREPREPREPRESYGAQPPAERTPSSERTPSDGPVVVTRRRRLFGTGNGNGDGNGHGNGGGNNNGHE, from the coding sequence ATGGCATCCGCAGAATCGCATCCGCAAAACGACTTCATGAACGCAGCGCGCAAAGAACGAAAGCGCGTCGAAATCTATCTTGTCAATGGCATTCGCCTGACGGGATGCATCGAGTCGTTCGATCAATACCTGGTGATGCTGCGCACGCCGGTCGGCTTGCAAGGCATCTACAAGCGCGCCATCTCCACCGTCCAGCTGGATACCGGCACCCGGCCCGCGCCGCGCGCCGGCCGGCCGTCGCACGGCGAACACACCACGCGGGGCCCGCATGGTTCGCGCGAACCGCGTGAGCATCGCGAGCCGCGTGAACCCCGTGAACCGCGCGAGTCGTACGGCGCCCAGCCGCCTGCCGAACGTACGCCGTCATCCGAGCGCACGCCGTCGGACGGTCCGGTGGTCGTCACGCGCCGCCGGCGCCTGTTCGGCACCGGCAATGGCAATGGCGACGGGAATGGCCACGGTAACGGCGGCGGCAACAACAACGGCCACGAATAA
- a CDS encoding acetyl-CoA C-acetyltransferase gives MSHPLPAVRRVAIIGGNRIPFARSNTAYANASNQDMLTFTLQGLIDRFNLHGERLGEVAAGAVIKHSRDFNLTRESVLSTTLAKETPAYDVQQACGTGLEAAILVANKIALGQTEAGIAGGVDTTSDAPIGVNERMRKILLEANRGKTAGQRVGALTKLRPGMFFKPLLPRNGEPRTGLSMGEHCELMAKRWAIAREAQDELAYESHRKLADAYTRGFLNDLMTPYRGLARDNNLRADLTLEKLAGLKPVFDRDAGTLTAGNSTPLTDGASAVLLASEAWAAAHGLPVLAYLTWSETAAVDFFDRKEGLLMAPAYAVPRMLARAGLTLQDFDLYEIHEAFAAQVLCTLTAWQDDEYCRTQLGLAGPLGAIDRAKLNVNGSSLATGHPFAATGGRIVAGLAKMLAQLDKPAGTARGLISICAAGGQGVVAILER, from the coding sequence ATGTCCCACCCGCTTCCCGCTGTGCGGCGCGTCGCCATCATCGGCGGCAACCGGATTCCGTTTGCGCGTTCGAACACGGCCTACGCGAACGCGTCGAATCAGGACATGCTGACCTTCACGCTGCAGGGCTTGATCGACCGCTTCAACCTGCACGGCGAGCGTCTCGGCGAAGTGGCGGCGGGCGCGGTCATCAAGCATTCGCGCGACTTCAACCTCACGCGCGAATCCGTGCTCTCGACCACCCTCGCGAAAGAAACCCCCGCCTACGACGTGCAGCAGGCCTGCGGCACCGGTCTCGAAGCGGCCATTCTGGTAGCCAACAAGATCGCCCTCGGGCAGACCGAAGCGGGCATCGCAGGCGGCGTCGATACGACCTCGGACGCGCCGATCGGCGTCAACGAGCGGATGCGCAAGATCCTGCTCGAAGCGAATCGCGGCAAGACCGCCGGCCAGCGCGTCGGCGCGCTGACCAAGCTGCGGCCGGGCATGTTCTTCAAGCCGCTGTTGCCGCGCAACGGCGAACCGCGCACCGGCCTGTCGATGGGCGAACACTGCGAACTGATGGCCAAGCGCTGGGCAATCGCGCGCGAAGCCCAGGACGAACTGGCCTACGAAAGCCATCGCAAGCTCGCCGATGCCTACACACGCGGCTTCCTCAACGACCTGATGACGCCATACCGCGGCCTCGCGCGCGACAACAACCTGCGCGCCGACCTGACGCTGGAGAAGCTCGCGGGCCTGAAGCCCGTATTCGACCGCGACGCCGGCACGCTGACCGCCGGCAATTCCACGCCGCTCACCGACGGCGCCTCAGCCGTCCTGCTCGCCAGCGAGGCGTGGGCCGCCGCTCATGGTCTGCCGGTGCTCGCGTACCTCACCTGGTCGGAAACGGCCGCGGTCGATTTCTTCGACAGGAAAGAAGGCCTGCTGATGGCGCCGGCCTACGCCGTGCCGCGCATGCTGGCGCGTGCCGGCCTGACCCTGCAGGACTTCGATCTTTACGAAATTCACGAGGCGTTCGCGGCCCAGGTGCTGTGCACGCTCACCGCCTGGCAGGACGACGAGTATTGCCGCACGCAACTTGGCCTTGCGGGTCCGCTCGGCGCCATCGATCGTGCAAAACTGAATGTCAACGGCAGTTCGCTCGCCACCGGGCATCCGTTTGCCGCGACCGGCGGACGGATCGTCGCCGGTCTCGCGAAGATGCTGGCGCAACTCGACAAACCCGCCGGCACCGCGCGCGGCCTGATTTCGATTTGCGCCGCGGGCGGCCAGGGGGTCGTCGCGATACTTGAGCGCTAG
- a CDS encoding DUF1571 domain-containing protein, with the protein MKHRLFTRSQAAPAFVRLKRSMRPMRFGNLNLLRPWLAGTVLACASAVAFAQAGSQPASVVSAADVAANPAANPAADTEAASAVQAPSTPPAQAGKLTLDQQVHWLRQAQQSGVLEKLDDAQLTALFQSLDPLTLPRYIQEGPNGYPSYEFRMLRWERIKGEWPDKPDHMLVRIAHDPLRIYARWLPDGAHAGQEIIYDESRRTDEMYGHLGGLLGVVPIWTSTTGALARAQSNHQVRDLGTGYIANQYLAEGKKYVEAGVPRSTQIAVQTIEGVRVVTFTYETPIGQPQFYAKKETLGLDLRHPYFRTVESYANDGKIFEKIVFESVTPKTLDDATFDPKNPAYKF; encoded by the coding sequence ATGAAGCATCGTCTGTTCACGCGTTCGCAAGCTGCGCCGGCCTTCGTGCGCTTGAAGCGCTCAATGCGCCCGATGCGCTTTGGCAACCTGAACCTGTTGCGGCCGTGGCTCGCGGGCACGGTCCTCGCCTGTGCGTCGGCGGTCGCATTCGCGCAAGCCGGCTCGCAGCCGGCCAGTGTGGTCTCTGCTGCAGACGTAGCGGCAAACCCCGCGGCAAACCCCGCAGCCGACACCGAGGCCGCCAGCGCCGTGCAGGCGCCGTCCACGCCACCGGCGCAGGCGGGCAAGCTGACGCTCGACCAGCAGGTGCATTGGCTACGGCAAGCGCAGCAAAGCGGCGTGCTCGAGAAACTCGACGATGCGCAGCTCACGGCTCTCTTCCAGTCGCTCGATCCGCTTACGCTGCCGCGCTATATTCAGGAAGGGCCGAACGGCTATCCCTCGTATGAGTTCAGGATGTTGCGCTGGGAACGCATCAAGGGCGAGTGGCCGGACAAGCCCGATCACATGCTGGTGCGCATCGCCCACGATCCGCTGCGCATCTACGCCAGATGGCTGCCGGATGGCGCGCACGCCGGCCAGGAAATCATCTACGACGAATCCAGACGAACCGACGAAATGTACGGGCACCTCGGCGGCCTGCTCGGCGTCGTGCCCATCTGGACCTCGACGACCGGCGCGCTGGCCCGCGCACAGTCGAACCACCAGGTGCGCGACCTCGGCACCGGCTACATCGCCAACCAGTATCTCGCCGAGGGCAAGAAGTACGTCGAAGCCGGCGTGCCGCGCTCGACGCAGATCGCCGTGCAGACCATCGAAGGCGTGCGGGTCGTCACCTTCACGTACGAAACGCCGATCGGCCAGCCGCAGTTCTACGCGAAGAAGGAAACGCTCGGGCTCGATCTGCGCCATCCGTATTTCCGCACGGTCGAATCGTACGCGAACGACGGCAAGATCTTCGAGAAGATCGTGTTCGAAAGCGTCACGCCGAAGACCCTCGACGATGCGACCTTCGATCCGAAGAATCCGGCGTACAAGTTCTGA
- a CDS encoding anti-sigma factor family protein — MSHNDHDPAVPKPPDPEALSAFVDRELPDEADAVVLEHLARDPQAAAQVAAWRAQKAALKALCGAPLAHEPSFIVLRAPVPWWRRAGLAACWLVAGAGLALVLGPLAPRLSGGLIGHDPMGLAQRADIAYAVYTPEQRHPVEVAASEEQHLITWLSKRLNRPLSVPSLQEYGYSLVGGRLLPGEAGPAAQFMYENPTGSRLTLYVTGIPDDETAFRLFRDGNRRTFYWVSDHMGYALSGPISEGKLRTMAIDVCSALGGKPESWQ, encoded by the coding sequence ATGAGCCACAACGACCACGATCCCGCTGTGCCCAAGCCGCCTGACCCGGAGGCGCTGTCGGCGTTCGTCGACCGCGAGTTGCCGGACGAGGCGGACGCCGTCGTGCTCGAGCATCTCGCGCGCGATCCGCAGGCCGCCGCGCAGGTGGCGGCGTGGCGCGCGCAGAAGGCGGCGCTCAAGGCCTTGTGCGGAGCGCCGCTCGCTCACGAGCCGTCGTTCATCGTGTTGCGTGCGCCGGTGCCATGGTGGCGGCGTGCCGGCCTCGCCGCGTGCTGGCTCGTTGCCGGCGCGGGTCTCGCGCTGGTGTTAGGGCCGCTCGCGCCGCGCCTCTCGGGCGGCTTGATCGGCCATGATCCGATGGGCCTCGCGCAACGCGCCGACATCGCCTACGCCGTCTATACGCCGGAGCAGCGCCATCCGGTCGAGGTTGCCGCGAGCGAGGAACAACATCTGATTACCTGGTTGTCCAAACGCCTGAACCGGCCGCTCTCGGTGCCGTCGTTGCAGGAGTACGGCTATTCGCTGGTGGGCGGACGTCTGCTGCCGGGCGAAGCGGGGCCGGCGGCGCAGTTCATGTACGAGAATCCCACGGGTTCGCGGCTCACGCTCTACGTGACCGGCATTCCCGACGACGAAACCGCCTTCCGTCTGTTTCGCGACGGCAATCGCCGCACCTTCTACTGGGTCAGCGATCACATGGGCTATGCGTTATCCGGGCCGATCTCGGAGGGCAAGCTGCGCACGATGGCCATTGACGTGTGCAGCGCGCTCGGCGGCAAGCCGGAGTCCTGGCAGTAG
- a CDS encoding FAD-binding oxidoreductase yields MTRILPPNVSQAQFDRALAAWSAVLGEQHVVSSGSELASYRDPFAPGQAAAFAASAALRPDSVEAIRAVLRIATQYRMPLWTVSTGRNFAYGGAAPRLTGSVVLDLQRMNRILEVNETLAYALVEPGVSYFDLYAYLRNNGHRLWVDPPAAGWGSVIGNTLERGFGYTSYGDHAASQCGMEVVLANGEVVRTGMGAIEIGTSWQAFQPGYGPSFDAMFMQSNYGVVTKMGVWLMPAPPAYLLGEIQFRREEDLEAIVEILRPLRLDETIRNNAVIEGGLRRAAGLTPRAQWYEGTGPMPEPAIEAMLKKLEVGRWNLHFALYGTPELIDARYAIVQQAFARVPQAKLLARLYRGDEQPAGGGDRNMAGIPAMSAFRMLDWRGGAGAHVDFSPVCPATGRDAMRQYTMAKARAAEYGFDYYGGFTAGTRHLNHIFAAIFDRDNAGQAELAGDLLRALMSDARAAGYGEYRAHLAYMDFAAAQYSFNDGALLRLSETIKDALDPAGILSPGKQGVWPAAWRDRRGYT; encoded by the coding sequence TTGACACGTATCTTGCCGCCGAACGTTTCGCAAGCGCAGTTCGACCGGGCGCTCGCCGCATGGAGCGCGGTGCTGGGCGAGCAGCATGTGGTGTCGTCCGGGTCCGAACTGGCCTCGTATCGCGATCCGTTTGCGCCGGGCCAGGCCGCGGCGTTCGCCGCGTCCGCCGCGCTGCGGCCGGACTCGGTCGAGGCTATCCGCGCCGTGTTGCGCATCGCCACGCAGTACCGCATGCCGCTCTGGACCGTTTCCACTGGCCGCAACTTTGCGTACGGCGGCGCCGCGCCGCGGCTGACGGGTTCCGTCGTGCTCGATCTGCAGCGGATGAACCGCATTCTTGAGGTGAACGAAACGCTGGCTTACGCCCTCGTCGAACCCGGCGTCAGTTACTTCGACCTGTATGCGTACCTGCGCAACAACGGTCATCGCTTGTGGGTCGATCCGCCGGCGGCCGGTTGGGGCAGCGTGATCGGCAATACGCTGGAGCGCGGTTTCGGCTATACGTCCTATGGCGATCATGCGGCCAGCCAGTGCGGCATGGAAGTGGTGCTGGCCAATGGCGAGGTCGTGCGCACGGGGATGGGGGCGATCGAGATCGGCACGTCATGGCAGGCGTTTCAGCCGGGCTACGGCCCGTCGTTCGATGCGATGTTCATGCAGTCGAACTACGGCGTGGTCACGAAGATGGGCGTGTGGCTGATGCCTGCGCCGCCGGCGTATCTGCTCGGCGAAATCCAGTTTCGCCGCGAGGAGGATCTGGAAGCGATCGTCGAGATTCTGCGGCCGCTGCGGCTGGACGAAACCATCCGCAACAATGCCGTGATCGAGGGTGGCTTGCGCCGCGCGGCAGGCCTGACGCCGCGGGCGCAATGGTACGAGGGGACGGGACCGATGCCGGAGCCGGCGATCGAGGCGATGCTGAAGAAGCTCGAAGTGGGGCGGTGGAATCTGCATTTCGCGCTATACGGTACGCCCGAATTGATCGACGCGCGTTACGCGATCGTGCAACAGGCGTTCGCGCGGGTGCCGCAGGCGAAGCTGCTCGCGCGTCTCTATCGCGGCGACGAGCAGCCCGCCGGCGGCGGCGATCGCAACATGGCCGGCATTCCCGCCATGAGCGCCTTCCGGATGCTCGACTGGCGCGGCGGCGCGGGCGCGCACGTCGATTTTTCGCCGGTGTGTCCGGCGACCGGGCGCGATGCGATGCGCCAGTACACGATGGCGAAGGCCCGCGCCGCCGAATACGGCTTCGATTACTACGGCGGCTTCACGGCCGGCACGCGCCATCTGAATCATATCTTTGCGGCCATTTTCGATCGCGACAACGCCGGGCAGGCGGAGCTGGCTGGCGATCTGCTGCGCGCGCTGATGAGCGATGCGCGTGCGGCCGGTTACGGCGAATATCGGGCGCATCTGGCGTATATGGATTTCGCGGCCGCGCAGTACAGTTTCAACGACGGTGCGTTGCTGCGCTTGTCGGAGACGATCAAGGATGCGCTCGACCCGGCCGGCATCCTGTCGCCGGGTAAACAGGGCGTGTGGCCGGCAGCGTGGCGCGATCGGCGCGGTTATACGTGA
- a CDS encoding low temperature requirement protein A produces the protein MPSDTPRPLAPTSARYLRERDGHEARVTNVELFFDLIYAFAVTQLSHRLVHNLTAFGALETLVLWFAVWLGWQYTCWVTNWFNPERIQVRLLLFGVMVIGMVMAASLPLAYGERGLVFAISYVAIQVGRSLVVLGFLGRHHALTANFRRICGWLAISGIAWIAGGLLDGLPRFACWSVAVLCEYISPMFGFPLPVLGRSGAADWRSTEGGHIAERCQAFVILGLGESVVVTGGTLSDLGTWSAPSIIAFLVCFAGSVAMWWVYFDTSSSAGSRAIARAREPGLMAAYFHYVHVILVAGVIVSAAADDLVILHPPEHIDWPTAWLLLGGPAIYIAGNGLYKRVVYGWFPLSHWIGLGLLALVAPFAFHTDLLMTGGLTTVVMIVVAAWESVSRRRSAQAEGPLGAE, from the coding sequence ATGCCCAGCGACACCCCCCGCCCGCTCGCCCCCACCTCTGCGCGCTACCTGCGCGAACGCGACGGACACGAAGCCCGTGTCACCAACGTCGAACTGTTCTTCGACCTGATCTACGCGTTTGCGGTTACGCAACTCTCGCATCGACTGGTGCACAACCTGACTGCATTCGGAGCGCTGGAGACGCTGGTGCTCTGGTTCGCGGTCTGGCTCGGCTGGCAGTACACCTGCTGGGTGACGAACTGGTTCAACCCCGAGCGCATCCAGGTGCGGCTATTGCTGTTCGGCGTGATGGTGATCGGCATGGTAATGGCCGCGAGCCTGCCGCTTGCCTATGGCGAGCGCGGGCTCGTCTTTGCGATCAGTTACGTGGCGATCCAGGTGGGCCGCAGCCTCGTGGTGCTGGGGTTTCTCGGCCGCCATCATGCGCTTACTGCAAACTTTCGCCGCATCTGCGGATGGCTCGCAATCTCGGGCATCGCGTGGATCGCGGGCGGCCTGCTGGACGGGCTGCCGCGCTTCGCCTGCTGGAGCGTGGCGGTGCTGTGCGAGTACATTTCGCCGATGTTCGGCTTCCCGTTGCCCGTGCTCGGCCGCTCGGGCGCCGCCGACTGGCGCAGCACCGAGGGCGGCCATATCGCCGAACGCTGTCAGGCCTTCGTGATCCTCGGGCTCGGCGAGTCGGTGGTCGTGACGGGCGGCACGCTCTCGGATCTGGGCACGTGGAGCGCGCCGTCGATCATTGCGTTTCTGGTCTGTTTTGCCGGCAGCGTCGCCATGTGGTGGGTCTACTTCGACACCAGCAGCAGCGCCGGCAGCCGCGCTATCGCGCGCGCCCGCGAGCCTGGTCTGATGGCGGCGTATTTCCACTACGTGCACGTGATCCTGGTGGCCGGCGTGATCGTGTCGGCGGCCGCCGACGATCTCGTGATCCTGCATCCGCCCGAGCACATCGACTGGCCGACGGCCTGGCTGCTGCTCGGCGGTCCGGCGATCTACATCGCGGGCAATGGACTGTACAAGCGCGTCGTCTACGGCTGGTTTCCGCTGTCGCACTGGATCGGGCTTGGACTCCTCGCGCTCGTCGCGCCGTTCGCGTTCCACACCGATCTGCTGATGACGGGCGGCCTCACCACCGTCGTGATGATCGTGGTGGCCGCGTGGGAAAGCGTCTCGCGGCGCAGGTCGGCGCAAGCCGAGGGACCGCTCGGCGCGGAGTAG
- a CDS encoding sigma-70 family RNA polymerase sigma factor, with protein sequence MKFEAEVISWLPQLRRYARALTGDSAWADDLVQDTAERALARWAAFRPNSNLRAWLLTILRHLYIDQLRARREIAVDEESAPWRNLEAPPGEVDGLVLRDLQRALYCLPLEQREVLLLVCVEELTYQEASVALSVPVGTVMSRLSRAREHMRVLLIEGPTRKSAPLKVVRNP encoded by the coding sequence GTGAAGTTCGAAGCGGAAGTGATTTCATGGCTCCCGCAGTTGCGTCGCTATGCGCGCGCACTGACGGGCGATTCCGCATGGGCGGACGATCTGGTGCAGGACACCGCGGAGCGCGCCTTGGCGCGCTGGGCCGCGTTTCGTCCTAACAGCAATCTGCGGGCGTGGCTGCTGACGATTCTGCGCCATCTCTACATCGACCAGCTGCGGGCCCGCCGCGAGATCGCGGTTGACGAAGAGAGCGCACCGTGGCGCAATCTGGAAGCGCCGCCGGGAGAAGTCGACGGCCTCGTGCTGCGCGATCTGCAACGGGCGTTGTACTGCCTGCCGCTCGAGCAGCGCGAAGTGCTGCTGCTCGTTTGCGTGGAGGAGCTGACTTATCAGGAAGCATCGGTTGCGCTCAGCGTGCCGGTCGGCACGGTGATGTCGCGTTTGTCGCGTGCGCGCGAGCACATGCGTGTGCTTCTGATCGAAGGGCCGACGCGCAAATCCGCGCCGCTCAAAGTAGTGAGAAATCCGTGA
- a CDS encoding MaoC/PaaZ C-terminal domain-containing protein, with translation MGEPSGIGQAYGAARPRTVVVEQLPAPARLYARALSGVIKRGRPSQLPALRLVRPAAPLEPAAIERYARVCGFIPEHGVPLTFPHLLAFPLHLLMLTDPAFPWPALGLVHLANHVRMRRPLAYNEVLRVEVEFGALLRHDKGQAFVLHTRLYRRGEAVWDGDSVYLKRGAAPVGDPLAALEIERGALQRVARWQLPAQLGRDYAHASGDYNPIHLTTLSAKAFGFPRAIAHGMWTLARAAAALQPPKPLAEAVISAEFKLPMLLPGDASLWTNIPATAAAAIAATTTRELEVRDAAGDKPHLRGRFQWTTL, from the coding sequence ATGGGCGAGCCCTCCGGCATCGGTCAAGCCTACGGCGCGGCGCGCCCCCGCACCGTGGTGGTCGAACAGTTGCCCGCGCCCGCCAGGCTGTATGCGCGCGCCTTGTCCGGCGTGATCAAGCGCGGCCGCCCCTCGCAGTTGCCCGCGCTGCGCCTCGTGCGTCCCGCGGCGCCGCTCGAACCCGCGGCCATCGAACGCTACGCGCGCGTCTGCGGCTTTATCCCGGAGCACGGCGTGCCGCTGACCTTTCCGCATCTGCTCGCCTTCCCGCTGCATCTGCTGATGCTGACCGACCCCGCCTTCCCGTGGCCCGCGCTCGGCCTCGTGCACCTCGCCAATCATGTGCGCATGCGACGCCCGCTCGCGTACAACGAAGTGCTGCGCGTCGAGGTCGAATTCGGCGCCTTGCTGCGTCATGACAAGGGCCAGGCGTTCGTGCTGCACACGCGCCTGTATCGACGCGGCGAAGCCGTATGGGACGGCGACAGCGTGTATCTGAAGCGCGGCGCCGCGCCGGTGGGCGACCCGCTGGCCGCGCTCGAAATCGAACGCGGCGCGTTGCAGCGCGTGGCGCGCTGGCAGCTTCCCGCGCAACTCGGGCGCGACTACGCACACGCGTCCGGCGACTACAACCCGATTCACCTGACGACACTGTCCGCCAAGGCGTTCGGCTTTCCGCGCGCGATTGCCCACGGCATGTGGACCCTCGCACGCGCGGCCGCCGCGCTGCAACCGCCCAAGCCGCTCGCCGAAGCGGTAATCAGCGCCGAGTTCAAGCTGCCGATGCTGCTGCCCGGCGACGCGTCGTTATGGACCAACATCCCCGCAACGGCCGCGGCAGCGATCGCCGCGACGACCACGCGCGAACTCGAAGTGCGCGACGCGGCCGGCGACAAACCGCATTTGCGCGGCCGGTTTCAGTGGACCACGCTATGA